The following is a genomic window from Bacillota bacterium.
ACTTAAAATATAAAAAAGAGCATTCAGCCTTTTATTATCCTTATAAAGGTTAAAACTTTCGAACATAAACGTTGAAAATGTCGTGTATGCCCCTAAAAATCCGTCACCTAAAAGCAAATAAATGTTATTGCCAGCATTTAAACTAGCTACTATTCCTAAAAGAAATGCCCCTGTAATATTTATAAAAAATGTCGCAATGGGAAATGAATTCTTTTTAGTAAGCATCTTGCCTAAATTATACCTTGCAACTCCCCCGAATGCTCCGCCAATTCCGACCAGAATAAAATGCAACTATTTCACATCTCTTTCAGCTTTTTTAATTTTATTGCCTACCATTTCAGCTGCGATTATACCCAGATATGCCGAGCCAAGCCCCAGCAAAGCAGATAATACAATATATGAAAATGCTGTATTATAATCTCCGTGTCGCATTAACTCGGCAGATTC
Proteins encoded in this region:
- the crcB gene encoding fluoride efflux transporter CrcB; the protein is MHFILVGIGGAFGGVARYNLGKMLTKKNSFPIATFFINITGAFLLGIVASLNAGNNIYLLLGDGFLGAYTTFSTFMFESFNLYKDNKRLNALFYILSSIFLGILGYFIGFILGNMLNNGLL